The DNA region TGTTTATAAAGTCCAAAAAGAACGCTCATAAGTGTAGATTTGCCAGCACCGTTTTCTCCAAGCAAAGCATGTATCTCACCTTTTTTTAATTGTATGGTAATATTATCATTAGCTACTATTCCCTTAAACTTTTTTGTGATTCCTAACATCTCAACTACATATTCCACAATATATCCCTCCTAAAATATAGGGATACCTCATCAAAAGGTATCCCTTTTATATAAAAATAATTTTTTTACTGTATAAAATTAACTTTAACAATATTTAAAGGAAGCTTATTAACAGAATCAGCATCAGTATCTTTAAGAAGTTTGATGTTTCCAGCAACTAATTGCTGATATATAGCATCATAATTATCTTTAGTAAAGTTTTTAAATCTTGAAGTTTCCATAGGAAGACCAATACCATTAACTTTAGCATCAAGTACAACAGATTGTCCGCCAGGGAAATTATTATTATAATAAGCATCTATAGCATCATAAACAGAACCACCAAGCATTTTTACAGCAGAAGTAATAACAGTTTTAGACTCAGCACTCTGATCAACATCAACACCTATAACAAGACCATTATTTTGTTCAGCAGCAGCCATAGCAGAGTTTCCAGCACCGCCTGCAGGAGCAAATATTACTTGTACACCGCTTTGATACCAAGAAGTAGCAAGTGTTTGATTTTCTGGAGTAGGATTAAAATTACCAACATAAGTATAATTCATTTTAATAGTTCCGCTAGCTAATCCTAATTCCTGAGCTGCATATTCTGCACCTTGTACAAAACCATAACCAAATCTTATAACAGCAGGCACAGCCATACCAGCCATAACACCTAAATTAGTATAACCTTCTTTTACTATAGCATAACCAGCTAAAAAACCAGCTTGCTCTTCTGCATAAAATACAGAATAAACATTGCTTTCTATTCTAAAATCAGTATAAGTACCATCTTGAGGAGCACCATCTAAAAGTATAAATTTTACATCAGGGTGAGTATCTTGTGCTTTATATACAGCAGGCTCAAATAAAAATCCAGGTGTAACTATAACTTTAGCCTTACCAGCAACAGCTAAATCTATAGCATTTATATAAGCATCTGTAGATTTTTCTGCAGGCTGATAATATTTATGAGCAATTTTTTTCTCTTCTGCATATTTCTTCAAACCTTCCCAAGCTCCCTGATTGAAAGACCTATCATCTATAGTACCAACATCAGTAATCAAAGCCAATTCATACCCCTTACCACCGCTTCCGCAAGATAATATCATTACAGAAATAAATAATAAACATAAAAGTTTTTTCATATTTTCTCCTATTCTTTTATAAAATATTTATTGCTTAATTTTTATTAAAGCCTTAATTAATTTATTTAACATAATTTATTTTTACTATATTCAAAGGCAATTTATCAGGGCTATCAATGTCAGTATCTTTTAATATTTTTATTTTGCCTTCTATTAGTTCATTATATATTTTATCATAATTTTCTTTAGTGAATTTCTTAAATCTTGAAGTATCCATAGGAAGCCCTATACCATTAACTTTAGCATCTAAAATTAAATTTTTACCGCCTGCAAAACTATTATTATAATATGAAGCCACAGCATCATAAACAGAACCCTTAATATTTTTCATAGAAGAAGTAATAACAGAACTTGATTCAAAGCTTTGATCAACATCAACACCTATAACAGAGCCGTTGTTTTGTTCAGCAGCACTCATCACAGAATAAGCAGCACCGCCTGCAGGAGCAAATATTATCTCTACCCCATTTCTATACCAAGAAGTAGCAAGCGTTTGATTTTCTGGAGTAGCATCATAATTTCCAACATATGTATATATTATATTTATACTATTTTTAGCTAAATTCATTTCTTTAGCAGCATATTCTGCCCCCTGTACAAAACCATATCCAAATCTAACAACAGCAGGGTGAGCAACTCCTCCCATAACTCCTAAATTAGTGTAGCCTTCTTTAACTGCAGCATAACCAGCTAAAAATCCTGCCTCCTCCTCAGCATACAAAATAGATACTGTGTTATTAGCTGTCTTATAATCAGTATAAGTACCGTCTTGAGGAACTCCATCTATCAATATAAAATTAATGTTAGTGTATATATCCTGTGCCTTATAAATAGCAGGTTCAAACATATATCCTGGAGTAACAATCAATTTAGCTCCGCCTTTAGCAGCAAGCTCTATAGTATTTAGATAAGAATCTATATCCTTCTCTGGAACTTTATAGTATTTATATTTTACATTATTTTGCTGAGCATATTCTTGTACGCCTTCCCAAGAACCTTGATTAAAAGATTTATCATCTATAGTTCCTAAATCTATCAAAAGAGCTATCTCAAAATCATTAGATTTTTTTTCTCCCATGCAAGATATAAAAAATAGAGCTATATAAATTAATAAGCATAAAACTTTTTTCATATTTTCTCCTAATTTTTTTGTAAAACATTTATTGTTTAATTTTTATTAAAGCCCAAAATTATTTTTTATCATTATCTATCAAAACTTTAATAGATTCTATCACTAAATCTATAGCCTCTTCTCCTGTATAATTTTTTGGGTCGTTTATACCATTTTTTATTCTCTCTTGATTATGAAGCACAAGCATAGAAGCACCTGTTCTCACTCCCTTAGAAGCTCCAACAGCAAAAAGTGCAGCCGATTCCATCTCTGAAGCCAAACAGCCAGCCTTTATATATGATTCCCATTTATACAAAAGCTCTTTATCAACGGCCATACTCTCTGGAGCATGCTGTGCATAAAAAGCATCTTTACAATGAACAATACCCGCATGAGTTTTTATATTAATTTTTTTTGAAGCATTAATCATAGCATCTAATACATCTATATTTGGTACGCAAGGAAACTCATTAGGTATATAGTTTCTCATAGTGCCCCCAACCTTTATAGCACCGCTTACTATTACAACATCTCCAGGAAGCACATTCATATTCATTCCGCCGCAAGTACCAACACGTATAAAAGTGTCTGCCCCCACCTTTATAAGCTCCTCTAATGCTATAGCAGTAGAAGGTCCTCCTATACCATGCGAAGTAGTAGAAACCTTAACTCCATTTATATAACCAGTATAAGTAACATATTCTCTAAAATCTGCTACTAGTTTAGCATCATCAAACCTCTTTGCTATTTTTACGCATCTTTTAGGGTCTCCAGGCATTATAACATATCTTCCAACATCACCTTTTTTTAATTTTAAATGATGTACTAAATTCTCATCTTCTCTAAAAAAAGGTTTTGGCAAAGCGTTTTTTGTATTAGACATAAAATATATTACCCTCTCTTTTCTAATAATACTATAGCTTCTAATGCAGTTAAAATCATATTATCTATATTTGAAGAATAGTTTAAATGTGTACCCATTCTCTCTATCATAGTGTTTTCTACAACATGCATAATTCCGCCGGCCCTCACATTTCTAATAGCCGCACAAGAAAAAAGAGCTGCACATTCCATCTCTGAAACTATAGCTCCGCATAATGTATAATATTTAAGATTATTTTCAAATCTCTCTCTAAAAAAAGAATTCTCAGGCTCTAATTCACCATAAAAACAATCTTTACTATGAACAACACCTATATGATAATTATAATTTTTTGATTTTGCCGCATCTCTCAAAGCAAAGACTATATCAGTATTAGCAATAGCAGGATATTCAAAAGGTATATATTCTAAAGAAGTACCCTCATCTTTTATAGCAGCCTGAGCTATAGCTAAATCACCAGGCTTTACTTTTAAACTAAGTCCGCCGCCTGTACCAACACGTATAAAAGTATCAGCCCCCACCTTTATAAGCTCTTCCATAGCTATAGAAGCAGAAGGACCTCCTATACCTGTTGATGTTACACTTACAGGCACATTTTTATATTTTCCAGTAACTGTAACATATTCTCTGTAATCAGCTTTAAACTCTACATCATCTAAAAAGCTTGCTATATACTCAACTCTTTTAGGGTCTCCTGGAAGCAAAACATATCTTGCAACATCACCCTTCTTTAATTTTATATGATACTGCAATAATCCCTTATTAGAAGCTTCCTCATCATAGAATGCTTTAGGCTCTCTATATTCCATTTATAATAATCCTTGATTTTTTATTTTATTAAAGAAATTACTTTAAAGACTTCATTATAGCTACACCATTACTAGTACCTATTCTATTAGCACCAGCATTTATCATTTTTATAGCATCTTCATAAGTTTTGATTCCGCCGGAAGCTTTAACTCCCACTTTATCACCGACTGTTTTTCTCATAAGCTCAACGTCATGCTCTGTAGCTCCTCCTGTAGAAAAACCAGTGGAAGTCTTAACAAAATCTGCTCCAAACTCTTTAGCTATCTTACAAGCTAACACCTTCTCTTCATCTGTTAAAAGGCAAGTTTCTATAATTACTTTAAGTACTCCAACATGACAAGCATCTCTTACTTTTTTAATATCTCTTTCAAATAAATCTATCTTTTTGCTTTTTAAAAAACCAATATTTGCTACCATATCTATTTCATTAGCACCGCTGTCAATAGCAAATTTTGTTTCATAAGCCTTAGCCTCTTTAATCATAGCTCCAAGAGGGAACCCTACAACTGAACAAACCTTAACATTTGAATGTAAAAGAAAATTGTACGCAACATTAACATAAGCAGAATTAACACATACCGAATAAAAATTATGCTCCTTAGCTTCTATACATAATTTCCTTATATCATCTATTGTAGCATCTGCTCTTAATATAGTATGATCTATAAATTGATTTAGATTTTCCATTTTTTATATACCTCTATATATTAGGATATAAAATATTATGCTCTTTGTCAAATTTATTTTTTCGATTATATATAAAATTTATACAAAAAACAATTATACAACGTCTATAGACTTTCTTTTAACCTTTTTATATATATAAATATACATTATAGCAGACAATAATATAGATACAATATCCGCTATAGGCTGCGACCATATTATACCTTTTATGCCAAAAAATTTAGTGCCTATATATATAGCAGGAACAAATGCCAAACCTTGCCTGCATATAGAAAGCACCAAAGAAGGCAAAGCTTTTCCTAATGCCTGAAATGTAGACATAAATATAAATTGAAAACCTATAAAAGGTGCTACAGAATAAGCCGCTATTAAAAACCTAGAACCATACTCTATAACCTCATCATTATCTATAAAAATCCTAATTAAATCTTTAGAAAATATAAAAGCAACGACTAAAAATAAAATACCAGAAATAAAACTAACCAAACAAGAAAGTTTTATAGATGCATTCATTCTCTTATAATTTTTTGAAGCAAAATTATACCCTATAAAAGGCTGTACCCCTTGACCCAAACCTATAAACACTAATAGTACAAGCGTAAATATCCTTTGAGATACTCCAAGCCCAGCAACAACATTATCATTATACCTAGAAGCAAAATTGTTAATTAAAATATTTGCCACACTTATAAGCACATTGTTCATAAACACAGGAAAGCCAATAGAAAATACATTGCTTAATATATCACTGCTAATTAAAAAATCTTTTATCTTTATAGAAAGAAAAGTGCTTTTTTTAAGTATATAAAAAGTATAATATAAAAAAGAACAAGCATTTCCTATTATAGTAGCCAAAGCAGCACCCGCAACTCCCATATTCATATAAAGTATCATTATAGGGTCAAGTATAATATTTATTACAGTACCAAGCATCATTCCAAACATAGCCTCCTTAGAAGCTCCCTCAGAACGCACAACCTGCCCCATAGACATTTGACAAACCACAAATATAGCACCAATAGCAACTATAAGTAAATAATCCTTAGCAAAACTATATGTATTAGAACTAGCTCCAGATAATTTTAATATATTTTCTAAAAACACAAAAAATACTATCATACATACCAAACCAGTAACAACACTTGCATAAAATACAAAAGATGAAACCTTCTTAGCTTTATCATAATTCTTAGAACCCAAACATCTGGATATATATGAAGCACCTCCTATACCATATATAGAACCAAAAGACATAAGCACTAAATATATAGGCATAGTTAAAGAAACAGCAGCAACCTGATTAGGGTCATTTGTTTTGCCTACAAAAAAAGTATCAACCATATTATAAAACACATTCACAAGCATTCCTAGTATTGTGGGGAGTGCTAATGTAATTAATGCCTTATAAACAGGATAGTTCTCAAACACATCAATTTTTTTATCAATCATATATACCTCATAAAATTATTTTAGTTTGATAATTAAAAATATATTATATTTTTTATTAATTCATATATTTTTATAAATGTATTATCAACTTTTTCCCGACGCACACTGTGTGGACTTCGTCAAAGTTGCAAAAAGTGCAAATATTTTTATCTTTCTATGTTAGAAATATATATATAAAATAATAACGTATTTTTAAATAAAAATTCATCATTTTTATTTATTATTTATAAAATTCGCAAATATCCAATACAGTCTCAAAAAGTGTATATTAATGATATAAAAAAGCCCCAAATAAATTAATATTTGGAGCTCTTAACAATCAACTCTTAGATAACTCTTCTACCTCATTTTCTCTGTAGGTCTTTACCTTTTCAACATTAAATAGCAGCGACTGCCCATCAGAATCAACATTTATATTATCGCCCTCTTCAATATGCCCGAAAAGTATCTCCGTACTAATATAATCTTCAACCTCTTTTTGTATAGCACGTCTTAAACTTCTTGCACCATATTTCTTGTCAAAGCCTTTATCTATTATATAATTTTTTGCATCATCAGTTAAACTTATAAAAATATTTCTATCTTTTATAGCTTCATTCAACTCTCTAAGCATAATCTCTATAATATCTTTCAAATCTTCTTTTGTAAGAGTATGGAATACTATAATATCATCTATTCTGTTTAAAAACTCTGGATTGAAATTCTGCTTCAATTCTTCCATAGCAAAGTTTTTCATGTCATTAATATCTTTTTCACTTCCAATGGCATTAAAACCTAAAGAAGTTCCTTTAACAATATCTCTTGCACCCAAGTTGCTTGTTATAATAATTATAGTATTAGAGAAATCAACCTTTCTTCCAAAGTTATCTGTAAGCTGCCCCTCTTCAAGCACCTGTAAAAGTATGTTTGTGATGTCGGGGTGAGCTTTTTCTATTTCATCAAAAAGTATTAAAGAATAAGGTTTTCTTCTCACCTTCTCTGTAAGTCCGCCTCCCTCTTCATATCCAACATATCCAGGAGGAGCTCCAATAAGTCTGCTTACTGCAAACTTCTCCATAAACTCACTCATATCTATTCTTATAAGAGCATCACTATCTCCAAACATAAACTCTGAAAGTACTTTAGCTAAAGCCGTCTTACCAACACCAGTAGGACCTAAAAATATAAAACTTCCAAGCGGTTTTTTAGTACTTTTTAATCCGGCTCTTGCTCTTCTTATAGCTTTTGATATAGATGATATAGCCTCTTTCTGACCTACTATCTTACTGTGAAGTTCATCTTCCATACCAATAAGTCTTTTACTCTCAGAATCTAATAATCTTTTTACTGGTATATTTGTAATTTCTGATATTACATGTCTTATATCATCTTCATTAATAATTGTTTCTGTTTTGTCTCTTTCGCTTCTCCACTCAGCTTCTTTTTTATCCAATTCCTCTTGTAAAGATTTTATAGCATCTCTTAATTTAACAGCCTCTTCAAAATTCTGATTTTTTACAACAGTCTCTTTTTCTTGATTAAGCTCTTTTATTTTATTTTCTAAATCTTTTAATTCCTGAGGTCTTACCATATTCATAAGTCTTGCTCTCGAACCTGCCTCATCAATTAAATCTATAGCCTTATCTGGTAAATGTCTTTCAAATATATATCTTTTACTTAATACAGCAGAAGCATAAATAGCCCCATCAGTATATTTTACTTTATGATGCTCTTCATATTTAGATTTTATTCCATTTAATATTTCTATAGTATCTTCAATAGAAGGCTCTTCAACATTTATAGGCTGAAATCTTCTCACCAAAGCACCATCTTTTTCTATATATTTTTTATATTCATTAATTGTAGTTGCACCAATACATTGAATCTCTCCGCGTGAAAGTGCAGGCTTAAGCATATTAGCAGCATCTAAAGCTCCCTCTGCTCCTCCTGCTCCAATTAAAGTATGAAGCTCATCTATAAATATTATAATATTGCCAACTTTCTTTATCTCCATTACTATGTTTTTTATTCTCTCTTCAAACTCACCTCTATATTTAGTACCAGCAACAACAGAAGATAAATCTAAACTCAAAACTCTCTTTTTTAATAATATATCAGGCACATCAGTAGAAACAATCTTTTCAGCCAACCCCTCAACTATAGCAGTCTTACCAACACCAGGCTCTCCTAATAGTATAGGGTTATTTTTCTTTCTCCTTGAAAGTATCTGTACAACTCTCATTACCTCGTTTTCTCTGCCTATCACTCTATCTAAAGCCTTTTCTCTAGCCATTTTAGTTAAATCACGGGCAAACTTATCTAAAGTAGGAGTTCTTGCTGTGTTATCTTCTTGAATAGTGCTAGAAGAAGATTCAGAAATATTTGATGAAGAACCAGATTTACCTCTAATTCTCATCATCTCATGTCTTAATGTTTTTAAATCTAAATTATAGCTAGTAAGTACATTATATGCTATTCCATTTTCCTCTTTTAAAATACCAAGAAGTAAATGTTCTGTGCTTATGCAATTATCTCCTAATGATTTAGCCTCTTCTGCCGCTCTGCTTATTAAATGCTGAATGCGTGGTGATGGAGGTATCTTACCAAACAATTTAGTGTTGCTTGTAGATTTTACCATAGAAGATTCTATATCAAATTTAATTTTTTCTATATCTATTTTTAATTTATTTAAAACATTCACAACTATTGAATCAGTTTCATGAAATATTCCTAATAAAACATGCTCTGGAGTAAGCATATCATGATTTAATCTCTTAGCTTCTTCCACAGAGTGTAAGTCTAATATTCTTATAGCTTTATTAGTAAGACGAAATGGATAAGACATATTGTATTCCTATTAAATTTATATATTATATTTCTTTTTCAATATTTATCGGATATAAAAAAACTAAGCTTATAAAAAAATAGAATTGCATATTACAGTAATATATACAATTCTACTATATTTAATCACTATTAGAAGAAATTACAACCTAGATACATTAATAACAGGTACATTTCTTCTATTAGTAGAAGCTGTATTAATATTATCCAACTCACTATTTTTTATAACACTAGGGTTAGTGTATAAAAAAGATAAAATCAATGCTGCAATTATAGCCATAGATAATACAAATGAAAGTTTTCTAGAGCACATCATAGTATACATATAATCAAAAAGAGTATTTTCTTTTTTTACTATAGTACTTTCTACCTTAGCCCTATTTAACATGCGAACCCATTCATCATCTGGCAAGTTATTTAAATTGAAATAATTCCTTTTTCTTTCAATTTTAGTTTTAAATTGCATCATTTCATGTAATTTCATAAAAGAGTCCTTTCTTTTTCTAACAAAGTTTTCATTTTTTTGAGAGCATAAGAATAATTACTCTTAGCAGAATCACTAGATATATTTAAAATATCAGCTATCTCTTTATAAGAATAATTTTCATAATATCTCAAAATAAATACATCTCTTTGTTTTCCTTTCAATTTGCTAGAAGCTGTGTATATTTTCTCTTGCAAATACACTCTCTCATATTCTTTTTCGGTATTATATCTCTTATCGTCCACAACCTCTAATTTTTCAAGATAAGGAGATTCACGTCTATAAGCCTTAGAATACATATTAATAGCAGTATTGCTAATAATTCTGTATAACCAACCTTTAAAATAGTTTCTCTCTTCATATCTTCCTATAGCTTTATATACACGGATTAAAACATCTTGAGTTAAATCCATAGCATCTTCATAGTTATGCATAAAGCGATAAGATATATTAAAGATATAATTTTTATACCTAGTAAGTAAAATATCCAAAGCTTCATTATCCCCATTCTTGTGGGCTTCTATTAATTCATAATCTTTTAATAATTCTTTTTCTTTTGTCATCATTATTTGCCAACTCCATTACTGTTTACATATATAAAACAGACTTTAAACATTTAAGTAAAATCAAGCCATATAAGTTTTATCTTCTTTTAAACCAATATTAGTTTTTTTAACAAAATCTTTATCGCTTGAAATTACTACCTCCCTCTCTTCAAATGCTTTCTCTATATCTTTTTTAGTTAGAGTTAAAGCATTACCCTTTATACCATCTAAATTAAAAAGTATATTAACCATAGCAGTTTCAACTATACTTTTTAATGACCTTGCTCCCATATTCATAGTAGAAGCTTTATCCACTATATAATTTATAGCATCATCTGTTAATATTAGCTTCTTTCCTATGCTTTTAAAGAAATCTACATATTTTATTATAGGTGATTCTTTAGTTTTTAGCAATATATCTTTAAGATTATCTTTAGTAAGCTCATTTAGAGTAACAATTATTGGTATTCTTCCTATAAACTCTGGTATCATACCATATTTCTCTACATCTTTCACATCAACCTGACTAAGTATTTTATTCTTTTGAAGTTTATTTAAAACCGCATTAGAACCAAAACCCAAACTGCTCTCACCTTTAAGACGCATCTTTATAATATCTTCAAGCCCCACAAAAGCACCGCCGAAAATAAATAAAATATTCTTAGTGTTCATAACAATGCCGTCACTAGAATGCATCATTCTTCTGTCGCCAAACTCAGGCACTCTAATATCCTCTCCATTCATCATAGAAAGCAAAGCCTCCTGAACAGCCTTGTCCGAAGGGTTGCCTGTGGTAGATTGATGTGCATCAGCTTTTGCTATCTTATCTACCTCATCTAAAAATACTATACCATGCTGAGCTTTATCTAAATCGCCATTAGCCTTCTTATAAAGATTATACAAAACAACCTCAACATCATCTCCAACATAACCAGTTTCAGTAAGCGTAGTAACATCTGCACGTGCAAATGGAAGACCTAAAATATCTGCTAATGTTTTTACTAAATATGTTTTACCAACACCAGTAGGTCCTATCATAAGAATATTTGACCTAAATGGTATATCTTTATTTCCATTTATTCTTAAACAATGTAAATAAGCATGAACTGATAATGCCTTTTTAGCATCATCTTGACCTATTACTGTTTTGTTAAGCTCGGAAACTATCTCTTTTGGTGTTAATATTCTTGGATCTTTTATAATCTTCTTTTTAGATTTTGTATCTATATAATTTTCTTTGTTTGTAATATCTAATATTAAATCATAGCTTTCTTTTTCTAAAAAAGCAAAAACTATCTTTGAATTAACAAATGTAATTAAAGTATTAGATACCTCTAAAAGACCAATACTTGAATAAGGCTCATGAGATAAAACAAGTATGCCGCTTGACATTAATCTGCTTTTACTATCGAAATAATGATACTTGTTAATATAAATATCTGCATCCATTGTGATGAGTTCTAATATTCTTCTTACAGATATGGCAGACATAGAATCCCCATAAATCGTATAAGTAATTAAACAATATAAAATAAATCTTTCATCATCATTTAATTCAAACTCATTTATAAATCTTTCTATATTAAAATTATATTGTTTAAATGTATGTATCTTTTTTAAATCTTTTTTTATAGAATCTATTAATATAGCTATCTCATCATTATTGTTATTTACAGTTTTTTCATCATTAATAATTGTTTCATCATCATAACCTAATACTCTATTGATATTATTAGAAAGTCTTCTTGTCATATCATTTCTATCAGATATTAAGTTTAATGTATATACAATTTTACTTACGCTTTCAAAATAATCTCTAAAAGCCTCTTCTCTATTTTTATATTCCTTATTATTTTTTTTGTCTCATTAATCTCCTCTCATTATACAACAAAAAAACCTTATTCCAAATTACCAACTAAATCATACTCTGTATTATGCACTATTTTTACCTTTACTATATCGCCAATATTGATATTATCAACATTCTTTTTATCAAAGTAAACCTCAACAAATCCATCAACTTCAGGAGCATCATATTTACTTCTGCCTATAAACTTATCTTCCTCTTTCTTCTCTATAAGTACATCAATGCTTTTTCCTATAAACCTAGAAAGTCTCTCTTCAGATACCTCAAGAGCAATTCTCATAAGTTTATCTCTAAGCATTAATTTTTTATTTTTACTAATCTTCTTTTTGTTAATAAGCAAAGCATCAGTATTTTCTTCTTCAGAATATGTAAAAACTCCAACCCTATCAAGCTTCATCTTTTTTACAAAACTAACCAACTTCTTAAAGCTCTCAACAGTCTCTCCAGGAAAACCTACAATTAAAGAAGTTCTTATAACCGCATTTTCATCATAGCTTCTAATATAATTTATCATATCCTTGTAAAAAGAATATCCCCTGTTTCCTCTGTTCATATCTTTTAATATATCCTTATCTATATGCTGCAAAGGTATATCAAAATAAGGGACAACTTTTTCTGTTTTAAACATAGCATCTATTATACTTTTATTTAAAACAACAGGATTTTGATAAAGAACTCTAATCCATTCTATGCCGTCAATAACAGAAAGCTCTTTTAATAAATCAGGCAATGCTAATTTTTTATATATATCATAACCATAATAGGTAGTTTCATGGGCTATTAAATTTATTTCTTTAGCACCATTTTTTGCATATTCTCTAGCCTCTTTAACTATGTCTTCTATTTTTCTGCTTCTATGTTTTCCCCTTATTGAAGGTATAGCACAAAAACTGCAATTAGCATGACAGCCGTCACTTATTCTTATGTATGCACTATAATTTGTAGAAGTATTTATTCTATCAACATACTCTTTGTATGTAGTATTCTCTTCAGCATCATGAAAACCGTCTTTCTCTACAGCAGTTAAAATCTTTTCTAAATCATGTATACCAATAGCAGAGTCAACTTCCTGAAACATCTCCATAAAATTTTCTTTATATCTCTCACTCATACAGCCAGATACTATAAGCCTCTTACATTTGCCGTATTTTTTATAAAGAGAATGGTCAAATATAGCATCTATTGACTCTTTCTTAGAATCTTCTATAAAAGCACAAGTATTAATAACTATAACATCTGCATCCTCTGCTTTATCAACTATCTTGTATCCATTTTTATTTAATATAGCAAGTATATGCTCGCCATCAACCGTATTCTTCTCGCAGCCTAAACTATGTAAATATATGTTTTGCAAATCACAATATCCTTATTTTTATTTTTTTTCTAAAAACTATTTTTTTAATTTATTTTTAATAATTATTTAGTATCAGTCATAATCAAATTGTATCTAGTAGAATCATTTAAATTCTTAGTCCACTTAATAGTTTTATTAACAGTCTCTCCAAGAGCTCCAACATCAACTATCTTTCCATTAACCTTAACTACAACCTCGCCCGCAT from Brachyspira pilosicoli P43/6/78 includes:
- a CDS encoding BMP family lipoprotein, whose translation is MKKLLCLLFISVMILSCGSGGKGYELALITDVGTIDDRSFNQGAWEGLKKYAEEKKIAHKYYQPAEKSTDAYINAIDLAVAGKAKVIVTPGFLFEPAVYKAQDTHPDVKFILLDGAPQDGTYTDFRIESNVYSVFYAEEQAGFLAGYAIVKEGYTNLGVMAGMAVPAVIRFGYGFVQGAEYAAQELGLASGTIKMNYTYVGNFNPTPENQTLATSWYQSGVQVIFAPAGGAGNSAMAAAEQNNGLVIGVDVDQSAESKTVITSAVKMLGGSVYDAIDAYYNNNFPGGQSVVLDAKVNGIGLPMETSRFKNFTKDNYDAIYQQLVAGNIKLLKDTDADSVNKLPLNIVKVNFIQ
- a CDS encoding BMP family lipoprotein → MKKVLCLLIYIALFFISCMGEKKSNDFEIALLIDLGTIDDKSFNQGSWEGVQEYAQQNNVKYKYYKVPEKDIDSYLNTIELAAKGGAKLIVTPGYMFEPAIYKAQDIYTNINFILIDGVPQDGTYTDYKTANNTVSILYAEEEAGFLAGYAAVKEGYTNLGVMGGVAHPAVVRFGYGFVQGAEYAAKEMNLAKNSINIIYTYVGNYDATPENQTLATSWYRNGVEIIFAPAGGAAYSVMSAAEQNNGSVIGVDVDQSFESSSVITSSMKNIKGSVYDAVASYYNNSFAGGKNLILDAKVNGIGLPMDTSRFKKFTKENYDKIYNELIEGKIKILKDTDIDSPDKLPLNIVKINYVK
- a CDS encoding nucleoside phosphorylase; amino-acid sequence: MSNTKNALPKPFFREDENLVHHLKLKKGDVGRYVIMPGDPKRCVKIAKRFDDAKLVADFREYVTYTGYINGVKVSTTSHGIGGPSTAIALEELIKVGADTFIRVGTCGGMNMNVLPGDVVIVSGAIKVGGTMRNYIPNEFPCVPNIDVLDAMINASKKINIKTHAGIVHCKDAFYAQHAPESMAVDKELLYKWESYIKAGCLASEMESAALFAVGASKGVRTGASMLVLHNQERIKNGINDPKNYTGEEAIDLVIESIKVLIDNDKK
- a CDS encoding nucleoside phosphorylase produces the protein MEYREPKAFYDEEASNKGLLQYHIKLKKGDVARYVLLPGDPKRVEYIASFLDDVEFKADYREYVTVTGKYKNVPVSVTSTGIGGPSASIAMEELIKVGADTFIRVGTGGGLSLKVKPGDLAIAQAAIKDEGTSLEYIPFEYPAIANTDIVFALRDAAKSKNYNYHIGVVHSKDCFYGELEPENSFFRERFENNLKYYTLCGAIVSEMECAALFSCAAIRNVRAGGIMHVVENTMIERMGTHLNYSSNIDNMILTALEAIVLLEKRG
- the deoC gene encoding deoxyribose-phosphate aldolase, which translates into the protein MENLNQFIDHTILRADATIDDIRKLCIEAKEHNFYSVCVNSAYVNVAYNFLLHSNVKVCSVVGFPLGAMIKEAKAYETKFAIDSGANEIDMVANIGFLKSKKIDLFERDIKKVRDACHVGVLKVIIETCLLTDEEKVLACKIAKEFGADFVKTSTGFSTGGATEHDVELMRKTVGDKVGVKASGGIKTYEDAIKMINAGANRIGTSNGVAIMKSLK
- a CDS encoding MATE family efflux transporter; this encodes MIDKKIDVFENYPVYKALITLALPTILGMLVNVFYNMVDTFFVGKTNDPNQVAAVSLTMPIYLVLMSFGSIYGIGGASYISRCLGSKNYDKAKKVSSFVFYASVVTGLVCMIVFFVFLENILKLSGASSNTYSFAKDYLLIVAIGAIFVVCQMSMGQVVRSEGASKEAMFGMMLGTVINIILDPIMILYMNMGVAGAALATIIGNACSFLYYTFYILKKSTFLSIKIKDFLISSDILSNVFSIGFPVFMNNVLISVANILINNFASRYNDNVVAGLGVSQRIFTLVLLVFIGLGQGVQPFIGYNFASKNYKRMNASIKLSCLVSFISGILFLVVAFIFSKDLIRIFIDNDEVIEYGSRFLIAAYSVAPFIGFQFIFMSTFQALGKALPSLVLSICRQGLAFVPAIYIGTKFFGIKGIIWSQPIADIVSILLSAIMYIYIYKKVKRKSIDVV